In one window of Frigoriglobus tundricola DNA:
- a CDS encoding DUF1559 family PulG-like putative transporter, with protein sequence MTVRSVTRTGYGLLPVLVIILMAPHHPRAAADDPPRPADAPPATAAGNGWTFDEARDRLALAPRDPYLQYVVLQLGRRNGREREAVDAIERRSLFGDLGLLGGNGRRSRADLFATFTGALAIQESLQLDTMRGNTAANQTFVRPGAPDPGPAAPKGPKLPEKVAVSALTGPTVPSHPWEKMLAGKRPEVGPLAACVPDEFYFAEFRSVARLHEVLGAGELWAGHVFTQALGGARSQQTADRLKKQLGLSGLAPETLDRLGVEAVGITGSDPFLSEGSDVTLLVQGRNIAPLVALADTAKAGKVETGTHVGIAYTYRTSADGSVNAYSASPRAELHVRGNSLPAFKRVLEAVAGKTADGTPVRRLGESAEFRYVRTRMPRGAEEDGFVYLSDAFIRRLTGPQLKLTERRRVLVYNHLRMIGHAALMYRTEHGRAPQSLDELAKANCAPGVFGRGDLAHPDGGTYALSADGMYGVCSKYGRADNLTPCIERLVTEVSGEEAEEYKQFVADYSRYWRTFFDPIAVRVTVTPKQYRLETLVLPLIDNSIYTELARGAGKPVPMDLLPTPKSEIGGLWLHLPKQQVLDSLGPDQPAGQPVPGAPDRLHRSAEQIQAINQLKRVGLAVNNSLGADDTFPDDIKDKNGKPLLSWRVAVLPYIDQDALYTQFKLDEPWDSDHNKKLISKMPQVYSGRARGLGATKTPFLRPVGKGTLFPTDKKYKLTDITDGTANTVLGVEVTDEAAVVWTRPADLVVDPKEPLKGLVRKNGEPFFVLLADGSVKPVSPKVDPTELLRAFDPTDGKPGEVDALSQRGGPAGGGPKSPFEVPNDLKQIALAVHNYHDANGQLPTTNIRTKDGKQLLSWRVALLPYLEQNALYQQFKLDEPWDSEHNKKLIEKMPRIYYGTDAKLNAAGKTAYLVPAGKNTLSPPDGAKQTLPGIADGTSNTILAFVAAPEQAVVWSKPDDLPFDPKEPLKGLVCPGEDAVLVVMADGGTKRLSTRIDPKTFAAMVTPMGGETITLNPQDESGPPLAAGLGLLLREFQFTPEQLEELESAGVDLNKLRRFLREGIGDQVGFHMHDAPRLLDSDLSGLFGGGESAGLTGIGLAVRFAFGASSVSIPVKNAKAVDEYLDELDKLLLAQRKSLRTSGIVFRREVDFYRVPFPAPHTIRCLAVSFAGLKWRVYWGRIGTGLYIATRPFILEDIAAAHAEGKKPAASEPAHAVLRVRPENWRQVLPGYNLGWAEGNRAACHANLDMLSNVGRGWNDRKPTAGPPSAEFLGRVVRVYGERPFCPDGGTYDLSADARECRCNVHGGHNDPRQPAEPSATSSTGRVRKSFAGLTATVRFEEDGLRVVVTVDRKE encoded by the coding sequence ATGACCGTTCGATCCGTTACACGCACCGGCTACGGGCTGCTGCCCGTACTCGTCATCATTCTGATGGCGCCCCACCATCCGCGGGCGGCGGCCGACGATCCGCCGCGCCCCGCGGACGCGCCACCCGCCACAGCCGCCGGTAACGGCTGGACGTTCGACGAGGCCCGCGACCGCCTCGCCCTCGCGCCCCGCGACCCGTACCTCCAGTACGTCGTGCTCCAGCTCGGCCGCCGCAACGGCCGGGAACGGGAGGCGGTCGACGCCATCGAACGCCGGTCCCTGTTCGGCGATCTGGGTCTGTTGGGCGGGAACGGCCGCCGGTCCCGCGCCGACCTGTTCGCCACCTTCACCGGCGCACTGGCGATCCAGGAGAGCCTCCAACTCGACACCATGCGGGGCAACACCGCGGCCAACCAGACCTTCGTGCGGCCGGGCGCGCCCGATCCGGGTCCGGCTGCGCCAAAGGGTCCGAAGCTGCCCGAAAAGGTCGCGGTGTCCGCTCTCACCGGCCCGACCGTCCCGAGCCACCCGTGGGAGAAGATGCTCGCCGGCAAGAGGCCCGAGGTGGGTCCGCTCGCCGCGTGCGTCCCGGACGAGTTCTACTTCGCCGAGTTCCGGTCCGTGGCCCGGCTCCACGAGGTACTGGGCGCCGGCGAGTTGTGGGCCGGGCACGTCTTCACTCAGGCTCTCGGTGGCGCCAGGTCGCAACAGACCGCCGACCGCCTCAAGAAGCAACTCGGGCTGTCCGGCCTGGCGCCCGAAACACTCGACCGGCTCGGGGTGGAGGCGGTGGGGATCACCGGCAGCGACCCGTTCCTGTCCGAAGGGAGTGATGTCACCCTGCTCGTCCAGGGACGTAACATCGCCCCGCTCGTAGCCCTGGCTGATACCGCCAAAGCCGGCAAGGTCGAGACGGGTACACACGTCGGAATCGCTTACACCTATCGGACGAGCGCCGACGGCTCGGTCAACGCGTATTCGGCCAGCCCCCGAGCGGAACTGCACGTCCGCGGGAACTCGTTGCCGGCCTTCAAGCGGGTCCTGGAAGCGGTCGCGGGCAAGACGGCCGATGGAACGCCCGTGCGGCGGCTCGGAGAATCGGCCGAGTTCCGGTATGTTCGCACGCGGATGCCCCGCGGGGCCGAAGAGGACGGGTTCGTGTACCTCTCGGACGCCTTCATCCGCCGGCTGACCGGGCCGCAACTCAAGCTGACCGAACGGCGCCGGGTGCTGGTGTACAACCACCTGCGGATGATCGGGCACGCCGCCCTCATGTACCGCACCGAACACGGCCGCGCCCCGCAATCGCTGGACGAACTCGCTAAGGCGAACTGCGCGCCCGGCGTGTTCGGCCGGGGCGACCTGGCGCACCCGGACGGCGGCACGTACGCCCTCTCCGCCGACGGCATGTACGGGGTGTGCTCGAAGTACGGCCGGGCCGACAACCTGACGCCCTGCATCGAACGGCTGGTCACCGAAGTGAGCGGCGAGGAGGCCGAAGAGTACAAGCAGTTCGTGGCCGACTACAGCCGGTACTGGCGGACCTTCTTCGACCCGATCGCGGTGCGGGTGACCGTCACTCCGAAGCAGTACCGGCTCGAAACGCTCGTGCTCCCGCTGATCGACAACTCGATCTACACCGAACTCGCCCGCGGCGCCGGTAAGCCGGTCCCGATGGACCTGCTCCCGACCCCGAAAAGCGAGATCGGCGGCCTCTGGCTGCACCTGCCCAAGCAGCAGGTGCTCGACAGCCTGGGGCCCGACCAGCCGGCGGGGCAGCCCGTACCGGGCGCGCCCGACCGGCTGCACCGCTCGGCCGAGCAGATTCAGGCAATCAACCAACTGAAGCGGGTCGGGTTGGCCGTCAACAACTCCCTCGGCGCCGACGACACGTTCCCGGACGACATCAAGGACAAGAACGGTAAACCCCTCCTGTCGTGGCGGGTCGCGGTTCTCCCGTACATCGACCAGGACGCGCTGTACACGCAGTTCAAACTCGACGAGCCGTGGGACAGCGACCACAACAAAAAGCTGATCTCCAAAATGCCACAAGTATACTCCGGCCGGGCGCGCGGACTGGGTGCCACGAAGACGCCGTTCCTCCGCCCGGTGGGCAAAGGGACCCTGTTTCCGACGGACAAGAAGTACAAACTCACCGACATCACTGATGGCACGGCGAACACCGTTCTGGGTGTCGAGGTGACCGACGAAGCCGCGGTCGTGTGGACGCGACCGGCGGACCTGGTCGTGGACCCGAAGGAGCCGCTCAAGGGGCTCGTCCGCAAGAACGGGGAGCCGTTCTTCGTTCTGCTCGCGGACGGCAGCGTCAAGCCGGTGTCGCCGAAAGTCGATCCGACGGAACTGCTGCGGGCGTTCGACCCGACCGACGGCAAGCCGGGCGAAGTCGATGCGCTGTCCCAACGGGGCGGCCCGGCGGGCGGCGGACCGAAGAGCCCGTTCGAGGTCCCGAACGACCTCAAGCAGATCGCACTGGCCGTTCACAACTATCACGATGCGAACGGCCAGTTGCCGACCACGAACATTCGGACCAAAGACGGCAAGCAACTGCTGAGCTGGCGGGTGGCTCTCCTCCCCTACCTCGAACAGAACGCACTGTACCAGCAGTTCAAACTCGACGAGCCGTGGGACAGCGAACACAACAAGAAGCTCATTGAGAAGATGCCCCGCATCTACTACGGGACGGACGCGAAGCTCAACGCGGCCGGGAAGACCGCGTACCTCGTACCGGCCGGGAAGAACACGCTCTCCCCGCCCGACGGCGCGAAGCAGACCCTTCCGGGAATCGCCGACGGCACCTCGAACACGATCCTGGCATTCGTAGCCGCACCCGAACAGGCGGTCGTGTGGAGCAAGCCCGATGACCTGCCGTTCGATCCGAAGGAGCCGCTCAAGGGGCTCGTCTGCCCCGGCGAGGACGCGGTCCTGGTGGTGATGGCCGACGGGGGCACGAAGCGCCTCTCGACGCGAATCGACCCGAAAACGTTCGCGGCAATGGTCACACCGATGGGGGGCGAAACCATCACGCTGAACCCGCAGGACGAGTCGGGCCCGCCCCTCGCAGCAGGGCTGGGCCTGCTCTTACGGGAGTTCCAGTTCACCCCCGAGCAATTGGAAGAACTCGAATCGGCCGGGGTCGATCTGAACAAACTGCGACGGTTCCTCCGCGAGGGCATCGGGGACCAGGTCGGGTTCCACATGCACGACGCCCCGCGGCTCCTGGACTCCGACCTGTCCGGTCTGTTCGGCGGGGGCGAGAGCGCCGGCCTGACCGGAATCGGGCTGGCGGTCCGGTTCGCGTTCGGGGCGTCGTCCGTCTCAATCCCGGTCAAGAACGCGAAGGCGGTGGACGAGTACCTCGACGAGCTGGACAAGCTCCTTCTGGCCCAGCGGAAGAGTCTGAGAACGAGCGGGATCGTGTTTCGGCGCGAGGTGGACTTCTACCGGGTGCCCTTCCCCGCGCCGCACACGATCCGGTGCCTGGCCGTGAGCTTCGCCGGGTTGAAGTGGCGGGTGTACTGGGGGCGGATCGGGACCGGGCTGTACATCGCCACCCGCCCGTTCATTCTGGAGGACATCGCCGCGGCCCACGCGGAAGGGAAGAAACCGGCCGCGTCCGAGCCCGCCCACGCGGTGTTACGGGTGCGCCCAGAAAACTGGCGCCAGGTGCTGCCGGGGTACAACCTCGGGTGGGCGGAGGGGAACCGGGCAGCGTGCCACGCCAATCTGGACATGCTCTCGAACGTCGGCCGCGGCTGGAACGATCGGAAGCCGACCGCCGGCCCGCCGAGCGCCGAGTTTCTGGGGCGCGTGGTCCGGGTTTACGGGGAGCGACCGTTCTGTCCGGACGGCGGCACCTATGACCTGTCGGCCGATGCGCGTGAGTGCCGGTGCAACGTTCACGGCGGGCACAACGACCCGCGCCAACCGGCCGAACCGTCCGCGACCAGCTCTACGGGTCGGGTGCGGAAATCGTTCGCCGGCCTGACCGCGACCGTGCGGTTCGAGGAAGACGGGCTGCGAGTGGTCGTCACCGTGGACCGAAAGGAGTAG
- a CDS encoding GIY-YIG nuclease family protein codes for MLRTKAEWWVYLLKCRDGTLYTGITTDVERRLAQHNAGTASKYTRSRRPVAVVYRESAQGHGAALRREIAIKKLSRAAKDALVASQRRRRRPTPQPPSVLSPTLSAELLAGRGKGGG; via the coding sequence GTGCTGCGAACGAAGGCGGAGTGGTGGGTGTACCTGCTGAAGTGTCGCGACGGGACGCTCTACACCGGCATCACGACGGACGTGGAGCGGCGGCTGGCGCAGCACAACGCCGGGACCGCATCGAAGTACACGCGGTCGCGGCGCCCGGTGGCGGTGGTGTACCGAGAATCCGCACAGGGCCACGGCGCGGCGCTCCGGCGCGAGATCGCCATCAAGAAGCTCTCTCGCGCGGCGAAGGATGCGCTCGTCGCGTCGCAACGCCGCCGAAGAAGACCCACCCCCCAGCCCCCCTCCGTTCTCTCCCCGACCCTGTCAGCGGAGCTTCTCGCGGGCCGGGGGAAGGGAGGGGGGTGA